The Bacillota bacterium genome has a window encoding:
- a CDS encoding YbaB/EbfC family nucleoid-associated protein, giving the protein MRNPFGANPRDLQKMLEQTMQQMQKAQEELKNLRVESSVGGGVVKAVVDGTGELISIEINPVVVDPNDVEMLQDLIVSAVNEAREQAVAEAARRMSSLPGLPNIDLGNLF; this is encoded by the coding sequence ATGCGAAATCCTTTTGGAGCAAACCCGCGCGACCTGCAGAAGATGCTGGAACAGACCATGCAGCAGATGCAAAAGGCACAGGAGGAGTTGAAAAACCTGCGGGTAGAATCTTCGGTGGGTGGCGGCGTGGTGAAAGCAGTCGTGGATGGAACCGGCGAACTGATCTCCATCGAAATCAATCCGGTGGTGGTAGACCCGAACGACGTGGAGATGCTTCAGGACCTGATTGTTTCCGCTGTGAACGAGGCGCGCGAGCAGGCGGTTGCCGAGGCGGCTCGCCGGATGAGCTCGCTTCCCGGCTTGCCAAACATCGACCTGGGGAACCTGTTCTGA
- the recR gene encoding recombination mediator RecR, protein MMEYAKPLAKLIRELEKMPGVGPKSAQRMAFHILRMPDEEAHALAEAIIEVKERIFTCKRCFNFTDEELCPICRNPSRDSSVLCVVADVRDLMAIERTQEYRGLYHVLQGVISPMDGVGTEQLRIRELLQRLRLERVEEVIIAMNPTIEGDATAMYLSKLIKPLGIRVTQLAHGVPIGGDLDYADQATLISALEWRREL, encoded by the coding sequence ATGATGGAATACGCCAAGCCTCTGGCAAAACTGATCCGCGAACTGGAGAAGATGCCCGGCGTGGGGCCCAAGTCTGCCCAGCGGATGGCGTTTCATATCCTGCGGATGCCCGACGAAGAAGCCCACGCACTGGCGGAAGCCATTATCGAGGTGAAGGAGCGCATCTTTACCTGCAAGCGGTGCTTCAACTTCACCGATGAGGAGTTATGTCCCATCTGCCGCAACCCCTCGCGCGATTCTTCCGTGCTGTGCGTGGTGGCAGATGTGCGCGACCTGATGGCTATCGAGCGCACGCAGGAGTATCGCGGGCTGTACCATGTGCTGCAGGGTGTCATTTCCCCGATGGACGGTGTGGGGACGGAGCAACTGCGCATCCGTGAGCTGCTGCAAAGGCTCCGGTTAGAGCGCGTGGAAGAGGTTATCATCGCGATGAACCCCACCATCGAGGGGGACGCCACCGCCATGTACCTTTCAAAACTCATCAAGCCTCTGGGCATCCGTGTGACGCAGCTGGCACACGGTGTACCCATCGGTGGTGACCTCGATTATGCCGACCAGGCCACGCTGATTTCCGCCCTCGAATGGCGGCGGGAATTGTGA